In Methylotenera mobilis JLW8, the following are encoded in one genomic region:
- the fliM gene encoding flagellar motor switch protein FliM encodes MADKFLSQDEVDALLKGVGGDHDDDQAASEAEGVRDYNLATQERIVRGRMPTLEIINERFARLVRIELFNFLRRTVEVSVGPVRITKYSDFIRNLVVPTNLNLVQMKPLRGTALMVFDPTLVFLVVDNMFGGDGRFHTRVEGRDFTQTEQRIIQRILAIVFETYAKSWEPVYPIEFEYLRSEMNTQFANIATPNEVVVVTTFNVELGPASGEIHFCMPYSMVEPIRDLLTSPLQGEVLGADKRWVKLMTQQVQAAEIEIVADLATTEMHLGKVLNMKVGDVIPISMDDAIEAKVDGVPVMLCKYGLFNGQYALRVEKLLRSNSTEYIKGEPYGD; translated from the coding sequence ATTTTTATCACAAGACGAAGTTGATGCACTGTTAAAGGGTGTAGGGGGGGATCATGATGATGATCAGGCCGCCTCAGAAGCCGAGGGTGTTCGTGACTATAATCTAGCCACACAGGAGCGTATCGTGCGTGGGCGTATGCCTACGTTAGAGATTATCAATGAGCGCTTTGCTCGTCTTGTACGTATTGAGCTGTTTAACTTTTTAAGGCGTACTGTTGAAGTCTCTGTTGGCCCTGTACGCATCACCAAATATAGCGACTTTATTCGTAATTTAGTTGTCCCCACCAATTTAAATCTTGTGCAAATGAAGCCATTGCGCGGTACTGCGTTAATGGTGTTTGATCCAACGCTAGTGTTTCTGGTGGTTGATAATATGTTTGGCGGCGATGGTAGATTCCATACGCGTGTGGAGGGCAGAGATTTTACGCAGACTGAACAGCGGATTATTCAGCGTATTCTAGCCATTGTGTTCGAAACCTATGCAAAATCATGGGAACCAGTGTACCCGATAGAGTTTGAGTATCTGCGCTCAGAGATGAATACGCAGTTCGCCAACATTGCAACCCCAAATGAGGTTGTGGTGGTGACTACCTTTAATGTGGAGCTGGGGCCAGCTAGCGGAGAAATTCATTTCTGCATGCCATATTCCATGGTTGAGCCTATTCGTGATTTATTAACCTCACCATTACAGGGCGAGGTTCTGGGGGCAGATAAGCGTTGGGTTAAGCTCATGACACAACAGGTTCAGGCCGCTGAAATTGAAATTGTTGCTGATTTAGCCACTACCGAGATGCATCTGGGTAAAGTGCTTAATATGAAGGTTGGCGATGTGATTCCAATTAGTATGGATGACGCTATTGAGGCAAAAGTAGACGGTGTGCCCGTTATGTTATGTAAGTATGGGTTGTTTAATGGGCAGTATGCCTTGCGTGTAGAAAAACTTTTGAGATCGAACTCTACAGAATATATTAAAGGAGAACCTTATGGCGACTGA
- the fliN gene encoding flagellar motor switch protein FliN encodes MATDPVDDSNIDSIAEDDWGAAMAEQASSETAADDWGAAMNEQAAALQDDKAEKAQVFTEFTAKNKLHETQNDIDFILDIPVQLTVELGRTKIAIKNLLQLAQGSVVELDGMAGEPMDVLVNGCLIAQGEVVVVNDKFGIRLTDIITPAERIRKINR; translated from the coding sequence ATGGCGACTGATCCAGTGGATGATAGCAATATAGACAGTATCGCTGAGGATGATTGGGGCGCTGCAATGGCAGAGCAGGCATCGTCTGAGACTGCAGCAGATGATTGGGGCGCTGCCATGAATGAGCAAGCCGCTGCATTGCAGGACGATAAGGCTGAAAAAGCTCAGGTATTTACAGAATTTACAGCGAAAAATAAATTGCACGAAACTCAAAACGATATAGATTTTATTTTAGATATTCCGGTACAGCTGACCGTTGAATTAGGCCGCACTAAAATTGCAATTAAGAACTTGCTGCAACTAGCTCAAGGTTCTGTCGTTGAGTTGGATGGCATGGCAGGTGAGCCAATGGATGTGTTGGTCAATGGCTGTTTGATTGCGCAGGGCGAAGTTGTGGTGGTTAATGACAAGTTTGGTATTCGTTTAACTGACATTATTACCCCTGCAGAGCGCATACGTAAAATTAATCGTTAA
- the fliO gene encoding flagellar biosynthetic protein FliO: MKFKLLFISLLYWLSSSALAAEAVVHPSPTGSLLKMILGLMLVLGVMAGVAYLVKRMLPGVGHQQSTIHIVGSASVGTRERVVVLEVGDRWLVVGVAPGQVSAIANLEKGMTTLADKVDSLETNAQISHAETLASSFGKILKNSASKFTEKTNG, from the coding sequence ATGAAGTTTAAATTACTATTTATCTCCCTGCTTTATTGGCTATCAAGTTCAGCATTAGCTGCAGAGGCGGTGGTACACCCCTCGCCGACAGGTAGCCTGCTTAAGATGATACTAGGTCTAATGTTGGTGTTGGGCGTGATGGCTGGGGTGGCGTACCTAGTTAAGCGTATGTTGCCTGGTGTCGGCCATCAGCAGTCTACAATTCATATTGTGGGCAGTGCCAGTGTAGGTACACGTGAGCGCGTGGTGGTATTGGAAGTTGGCGACCGGTGGTTAGTAGTAGGTGTCGCGCCAGGACAGGTGAGTGCAATCGCTAATCTAGAAAAAGGCATGACCACGTTAGCTGACAAAGTTGATAGCTTGGAAACTAATGCTCAAATTAGCCATGCTGAAACCCTTGCCTCATCGTTTGGAAAAATATTAAAGAATTCGGCAAGTAAATTTACTGAGAAAACTAATGGTTAA
- the fliP gene encoding flagellar type III secretion system pore protein FliP (The bacterial flagellar biogenesis protein FliP forms a type III secretion system (T3SS)-type pore required for flagellar assembly.) → MVKSWAVRLKGLFLLGLVLLPFSVLAADALPLVHASPSAGGGQDYTLSLQTLILLTSLTFLPAIVLMMTGFTRIIIVLSLLRQALGTQSVPPNQVMIGLALFLTFFVMSPVIDKIYVDAYKPLSENQISMQEAMDKGVAPLKEFMLKQTREGDLALFVKMAEVEKIESPDQVPLKVLVPAFVTSELKTAFQIGFAIFIPFLIIDMVVASVLMSMGMMMVSPAIVALPFKLMLFVLVDGWQLILGSLVESFY, encoded by the coding sequence ATGGTTAAGAGTTGGGCTGTTCGTTTAAAGGGGTTGTTTCTTCTAGGCTTGGTGTTACTACCTTTTTCAGTATTAGCCGCAGATGCTTTGCCGCTAGTGCACGCCTCGCCAAGCGCTGGTGGTGGTCAAGATTACACATTAAGTTTACAAACTTTAATCCTACTCACATCACTCACGTTTTTACCCGCCATTGTGCTAATGATGACGGGTTTCACTCGTATTATTATTGTACTTTCCCTACTGCGTCAGGCATTGGGCACCCAATCTGTACCACCTAATCAAGTGATGATAGGCTTGGCCTTGTTTCTCACTTTTTTTGTGATGTCACCTGTGATTGATAAGATTTATGTTGATGCATATAAACCGTTGTCTGAGAATCAAATCTCGATGCAAGAAGCTATGGATAAAGGTGTTGCACCGCTCAAAGAGTTTATGCTGAAGCAAACGCGAGAGGGTGACCTCGCTTTGTTTGTAAAGATGGCAGAAGTAGAGAAAATTGAGAGCCCTGACCAAGTGCCGCTTAAAGTGCTGGTGCCAGCCTTTGTGACTAGTGAGTTAAAAACAGCGTTTCAAATTGGTTTCGCCATATTTATACCATTTTTGATTATTGATATGGTGGTTGCCAGTGTATTGATGTCGATGGGGATGATGATGGTATCTCCGGCAATCGTGGCGCTGCCATTTAAGCTGATGCTGTTTGTGCTGGTAGATGGATGGCAGCTGATACTTGGCTCGTTAGTGGAAAGTTTTTATTAG
- the fliQ gene encoding flagellar biosynthesis protein FliQ: MTPESVMTLGRDAMSITLMIAAPILLTVLAIGLLVSIFQAATQINEQTLSFIPKLVGVFVALMLAGPWMLGTMVDYMHLVFTSIPAMAN, translated from the coding sequence ATGACGCCAGAAAGTGTAATGACGTTAGGTAGAGATGCGATGAGCATTACTTTAATGATTGCGGCTCCGATCTTGCTTACCGTGCTGGCGATAGGCTTGCTAGTGAGTATCTTCCAGGCGGCAACGCAAATTAATGAGCAAACATTGTCTTTTATTCCTAAGTTGGTAGGGGTGTTTGTAGCGCTGATGCTTGCTGGTCCGTGGATGCTAGGCACAATGGTTGACTATATGCATTTGGTTTTTACTAGCATACCGGCAATGGCCAATTAA
- the fliR gene encoding flagellar biosynthetic protein FliR, with translation MITFSGEFLQTWVISLLWPLTRILAVIAIVPILSHATIPRRVKLGLSVLLTIIIVPTIPPLPQFEAFSLEGLLILVQQVIIGFAIGFSMRLVFAAVDLAGQLIGLTMGLGFAQFFDPQTNGQSTALNQLLVLLAMLIFLSLDGHLIIVSAMARSFITMPIGLGGAGIDAMQIALWGNTIFSAGLMLALPAVCALLITNMALGILTRTAPQLNLFGIGFPITLSMGFVVVALSLSSMLQPIIKFIEQGTDNMMQVSVPKHVDNK, from the coding sequence ATGATTACATTCAGTGGTGAGTTTCTACAAACTTGGGTAATCAGTTTATTGTGGCCGCTTACACGTATTCTGGCTGTTATCGCGATTGTTCCTATCCTCAGCCACGCTACTATCCCTAGACGCGTTAAATTAGGGTTGAGTGTACTGCTTACCATTATTATTGTGCCTACCATTCCGCCTCTCCCGCAATTTGAGGCCTTTTCATTAGAAGGCTTATTGATTCTAGTCCAGCAGGTGATTATCGGCTTTGCAATCGGCTTTAGCATGCGCTTGGTATTTGCTGCGGTTGATTTGGCTGGGCAATTAATAGGCTTAACCATGGGTCTAGGCTTCGCACAGTTTTTTGATCCACAAACCAATGGTCAGTCAACAGCTTTAAACCAGCTCTTAGTGTTGCTGGCGATGCTTATTTTCCTGAGTTTGGACGGACATTTGATCATTGTCAGCGCGATGGCTCGTAGCTTTATTACCATGCCGATAGGGTTAGGTGGAGCGGGGATTGATGCAATGCAAATTGCATTGTGGGGCAATACTATTTTCAGTGCTGGGTTAATGTTGGCACTGCCAGCGGTATGCGCCTTACTGATTACCAACATGGCATTAGGCATTTTAACGCGCACAGCACCGCAACTTAATCTATTTGGTATTGGCTTCCCAATTACATTGAGTATGGGCTTTGTGGTGGTAGCGCTGTCACTAAGCAGTATGCTGCAACCTATCATCAAGTTTATTGAGCAAGGCACAGACAATATGATGCAAGTGTCTGTGCCCAAGCATGTTGATAATAAATAG
- the flgL gene encoding flagellar hook-associated protein FlgL, protein MRISTNTIYQSGISKITNLQSEQTKLMQQIATGQRIASPSDDPVGAARAAELAQAKSANSKFADTRQTAQLKLNTLESNLTSVTNLMTSIQSSLVSAGNATYSDLERGFVAADLKTALEGLIGLANTKDASGNYLYSGFQTDTAPFVANATGAAYVGDTNNQSLQVDTSRQMVVNATGDDVFQAGGNDVFATIQNLVTLLNTPLTPANQAAFTAGVASGLSSMRQGLDNVLTVRASIGSRLNELDQLDISGSDLDLQYSKSLSDIQDLDYAAALSDLSKNQTIMEAAQKSFVATTNLSLFNFI, encoded by the coding sequence ATGCGAATCAGCACCAATACAATCTATCAATCCGGTATTTCCAAAATTACGAATTTGCAATCAGAACAAACTAAACTGATGCAGCAAATAGCTACCGGGCAACGCATTGCCTCCCCTTCAGACGACCCTGTAGGCGCAGCAAGGGCTGCTGAGCTTGCACAAGCAAAGAGTGCTAACTCAAAATTTGCCGACACCAGACAAACCGCCCAGCTCAAACTGAACACGCTAGAGTCAAACCTAACCAGTGTCACAAACTTGATGACATCAATCCAATCATCATTAGTCTCAGCTGGTAATGCAACCTACTCTGACCTAGAGCGAGGCTTTGTTGCCGCGGATTTAAAAACAGCATTAGAAGGTTTAATCGGCCTTGCAAACACAAAAGATGCATCAGGCAATTACTTATACTCAGGCTTTCAAACAGATACCGCGCCATTTGTTGCGAATGCCACTGGGGCTGCATATGTAGGCGATACTAACAATCAATCACTACAAGTGGATACGTCGCGACAAATGGTAGTAAACGCCACGGGAGATGATGTATTTCAGGCTGGTGGTAACGATGTTTTTGCTACCATACAGAACTTGGTCACTTTATTAAACACCCCGCTCACACCTGCAAATCAGGCTGCATTTACTGCGGGCGTTGCTTCCGGGCTTAGCAGCATGCGTCAAGGTCTAGATAATGTACTTACTGTGCGTGCAAGCATAGGCTCAAGACTAAACGAATTAGACCAGTTGGATATCTCAGGCAGTGATTTAGACCTACAGTACAGCAAATCATTATCTGATATCCAAGATCTAGATTATGCAGCAGCATTGTCTGACTTGTCTAAAAATCAAACGATTATGGAAGCTGCGCAGAAGTCATTTGTGGCAACAACCAACTTGTCTTTATTTAACTTTATTTAA
- the flgK gene encoding flagellar hook-associated protein FlgK, with protein sequence MASNILNIGKSALAAAQVGISTTGHNIANASTPGYSRQVVVQAAAQSQNFGYGFVGQGTEIASVTRIFNDILAAQAVRSQSNSSSANTYLSQMTSINDMLSNSTAGLNPAMSDFFGAVQKLSANPSDIPTRQSMLSYAQSLASRFQTTNNRLNEIRDSVNTQLTSSVGLVNTYAKQIASLNDVIEKSISANGSTPNDLMDQRDQLVLELSKQIKTTVVSQGQGGYNVYVGNGLPLVVGKETFNLLTTPSPTDPSRLEVAYQSSSKTTVLGANSLPGGVIGGLLQFRAESLDAVQNQIGQIAVVLGNTFNSQLMQGYDLDGTLGSALFNIAEPVVNSSALNSGPTTTPANASPAEVAAKIVDAKALTTSDYKLLFDGTNYSVTRLSDNTTQNFSSLPANIDGLTISQTTGTMLAGDSFLIKPTQNAATKFTLAITDARKLAIGGSILSSSANVANTGTASISSPAADSTYASSPIASPFNITYNAGAPNTLTGFIATEPVTVTSNGTSVTYAAGAPVTFVNGATISTAGMSFTISGTPNNGDQFTVTPNSVTGPGDNTNGLLLAKLQNADTITGNKSYSDAFGQMVNGVGNKTRELGILSVSEGQVLEQINASVQAESGVNLDEEATNLIRYQQAYQAAGKMMQIASQLFDVLLQLGT encoded by the coding sequence ATGGCCTCTAACATCTTAAATATCGGGAAAAGTGCCCTTGCTGCCGCACAAGTCGGTATCAGTACCACTGGTCACAATATTGCGAATGCCTCCACACCTGGCTACTCAAGACAAGTAGTTGTGCAAGCTGCAGCGCAATCACAAAACTTTGGATATGGTTTTGTTGGCCAAGGCACGGAAATCGCCTCAGTCACTAGGATTTTTAACGACATACTAGCGGCACAAGCTGTGCGTAGCCAGTCAAATAGCTCTAGCGCCAACACCTACCTGTCGCAGATGACATCTATCAATGATATGTTGTCTAACTCAACTGCTGGCCTTAACCCGGCCATGAGTGATTTTTTTGGTGCGGTACAAAAATTAAGTGCAAACCCGAGTGACATTCCCACGCGTCAATCCATGCTGTCATATGCACAATCTCTTGCAAGCCGCTTTCAAACCACCAATAACCGATTAAATGAGATTCGTGACAGTGTAAACACACAACTTACGTCCAGCGTAGGTCTTGTTAATACTTATGCAAAACAAATTGCCAGCCTCAATGATGTAATTGAAAAATCAATTAGCGCAAACGGCAGCACGCCTAATGACTTAATGGACCAAAGGGATCAACTAGTATTAGAGCTCAGTAAGCAGATTAAAACTACCGTGGTATCTCAAGGGCAAGGTGGCTATAACGTATACGTAGGTAACGGCCTACCATTAGTGGTGGGTAAAGAAACCTTTAATCTCCTGACAACTCCCTCACCCACAGATCCAAGCCGGCTTGAAGTTGCATACCAATCTAGTAGTAAAACAACGGTACTTGGCGCAAATAGCCTGCCTGGCGGCGTAATCGGCGGCTTATTACAATTCCGTGCAGAGTCTTTAGACGCTGTACAAAATCAAATAGGTCAGATTGCTGTAGTGCTAGGAAATACGTTTAACTCTCAACTGATGCAAGGCTATGATCTAGACGGCACTCTCGGCTCAGCACTATTTAACATTGCGGAACCTGTAGTCAACTCAAGTGCATTGAACTCAGGCCCAACCACTACACCAGCCAATGCAAGCCCGGCAGAAGTAGCGGCAAAAATTGTAGATGCCAAGGCGCTGACTACCAGCGATTATAAATTACTATTTGATGGCACTAATTATAGCGTTACCAGATTAAGCGATAACACAACGCAAAACTTTAGCAGCCTGCCGGCCAATATTGACGGTTTAACCATCAGTCAAACCACGGGCACCATGCTAGCTGGCGATAGCTTCTTAATTAAACCAACACAGAACGCCGCCACTAAATTCACATTGGCCATTACCGATGCAAGAAAACTTGCTATTGGTGGCAGCATACTAAGTTCCAGCGCTAATGTTGCCAACACTGGCACAGCTAGTATTAGCAGCCCTGCGGCTGACAGCACGTACGCTTCCAGCCCTATTGCCAGCCCATTTAATATTACTTACAACGCTGGTGCACCTAATACACTCACTGGCTTTATTGCTACAGAGCCTGTAACAGTGACGTCTAATGGCACCTCTGTTACCTATGCGGCAGGCGCCCCGGTAACGTTTGTTAACGGAGCAACAATATCCACTGCCGGCATGAGTTTTACCATTTCTGGGACGCCAAATAATGGCGACCAATTTACAGTGACTCCAAACAGTGTGACTGGCCCTGGTGATAATACTAATGGTTTATTATTGGCTAAATTGCAAAATGCCGACACCATTACCGGCAACAAAAGCTACTCTGATGCATTTGGCCAGATGGTGAATGGCGTAGGTAATAAAACCCGTGAGCTTGGCATTCTGAGTGTGTCAGAGGGTCAGGTACTGGAACAAATCAATGCATCAGTTCAGGCTGAGTCAGGTGTTAACCTAGATGAAGAGGCAACCAATCTAATTCGTTACCAGCAAGCCTACCAGGCCGCAGGAAAAATGATGCAAATTGCGAGCCAACTGTTTGATGTGCTATTGCAACTTGGTACCTAG
- the flgJ gene encoding flagellar assembly peptidoglycan hydrolase FlgJ codes for MTNNINNSITNKADLSGNLAIDASSLNNLKQAARENSPEAIKGVAKQFEAIFMNMMLKSMRDATPQDGLLDNDQSRTFISMLDQQLTSNLSSKGLGLADVLARQLSKNGYATNNALEQAVDNSTGLTDRQSGLNEGLINNPFLHQAQIALQQNPSRLNHSMKDSNEFKPLNDDSSADSFQRKMAQHADVASRATGIPANLMLGQAALESGWGKREIRGADGTASNNLFGIKATGNWNGKVVEAVTSEYVNGIKQKRIEKFRAYDNYADSFKDFANLMRNTPRYENVMANLDNVQGYAKAMQKAGYATDPNYAEKLTNVIKKVSSS; via the coding sequence ATGACTAACAACATTAACAACAGCATCACAAACAAGGCAGACTTGTCCGGCAACCTTGCTATTGATGCCAGCAGCCTGAACAACCTAAAACAGGCCGCAAGAGAAAACTCACCCGAGGCAATCAAGGGGGTAGCTAAGCAGTTTGAAGCTATTTTCATGAACATGATGCTGAAAAGCATGCGTGATGCAACGCCGCAAGACGGCTTATTAGATAACGATCAAAGCCGCACGTTTATCAGCATGCTAGACCAGCAATTGACCAGCAACCTTTCATCTAAAGGCCTAGGTTTGGCTGACGTACTGGCAAGACAGTTGAGCAAAAATGGCTATGCTACAAACAACGCGCTGGAACAAGCAGTAGATAACAGCACCGGCCTAACAGACCGGCAATCTGGCCTGAATGAGGGCTTAATCAACAACCCGTTTTTGCATCAAGCACAGATTGCCTTGCAACAAAACCCTAGTCGTTTAAATCACTCCATGAAAGATAGTAACGAGTTTAAACCACTAAATGACGACAGTAGTGCTGACAGTTTCCAAAGAAAAATGGCTCAACATGCTGATGTTGCAAGCCGTGCTACCGGCATTCCTGCTAACTTAATGCTGGGCCAGGCTGCGCTGGAGAGTGGTTGGGGAAAACGCGAAATTAGGGGCGCAGACGGCACAGCAAGCAACAATCTTTTTGGCATCAAAGCTACAGGCAATTGGAATGGCAAGGTCGTTGAAGCCGTAACCTCAGAGTACGTTAACGGCATTAAACAAAAGCGCATTGAGAAATTTCGTGCATATGACAATTATGCCGATTCGTTTAAAGACTTTGCTAACTTAATGCGCAACACCCCGCGTTATGAGAACGTAATGGCAAACCTAGACAACGTACAAGGCTACGCAAAAGCCATGCAAAAAGCAGGATACGCGACTGACCCTAATTATGCAGAAAAACTCACTAATGTAATTAAAAAAGTGTCATCATCATAA
- a CDS encoding flagellar basal body P-ring protein FlgI produces the protein MLPCLLLASTVLSITTAPVAHAERLKDLASIQGVRSNQLIGYGLVVGLDGTGDQTVQTPFTVQSIISMMQQMGVNLPTGTSLQLKNVAAVIVTSSLPAFAQPGQTLDITVSSMGNAKSLRGGTLLMTPLKGADGQVYAMAQGSLVVGGVGASANGSQTQVNHLSVGRITAGATVERAVPSNVTQNNTFNLELKDSDFSTASLVVDAVNRQFGQNTALAQNARVIQINPPASYSRVAFLAALESLNVAPAASYAKVIVNARTGSVVMNQTVTLESCAVSHGNLTVTINTDPVISQPGALASGQTVATARSEIDIKKDPGQVVKLDSGANLSDVVKALNAIGATPQDLLAILQAMKAAGSLRAELEVI, from the coding sequence ATGCTGCCCTGCCTGCTGCTAGCAAGCACTGTACTTAGTATCACAACAGCGCCAGTTGCACATGCAGAACGCCTGAAAGACTTGGCTTCCATACAAGGCGTACGTAGCAACCAGCTTATCGGTTACGGCTTGGTAGTGGGTTTAGATGGCACTGGCGACCAAACCGTGCAAACACCATTTACCGTACAAAGTATTATCAGCATGATGCAGCAAATGGGCGTCAATTTACCGACAGGTACATCATTGCAACTTAAAAACGTAGCGGCCGTCATCGTTACAAGTAGCCTGCCCGCCTTTGCGCAACCTGGGCAAACATTAGACATCACCGTCTCATCTATGGGTAATGCTAAAAGCCTGAGAGGCGGCACATTGCTGATGACCCCATTAAAAGGTGCAGATGGCCAGGTGTATGCAATGGCACAAGGCAGCTTGGTTGTGGGTGGGGTTGGTGCATCAGCCAATGGCTCACAAACACAGGTTAATCACTTAAGTGTAGGTAGAATTACGGCAGGTGCCACTGTTGAGCGCGCAGTGCCTTCCAACGTCACCCAAAACAACACGTTTAATTTAGAGTTAAAAGACTCTGATTTCTCTACCGCATCATTAGTAGTAGACGCTGTAAACCGCCAATTTGGTCAAAATACGGCACTGGCACAAAATGCACGCGTGATTCAAATTAACCCACCAGCCAGTTACAGCCGAGTTGCATTTTTAGCCGCACTAGAAAGCTTAAATGTAGCACCAGCAGCGAGCTACGCCAAAGTCATTGTCAATGCGCGTACCGGTTCAGTGGTCATGAATCAGACTGTAACGCTTGAAAGTTGCGCGGTATCACATGGCAATTTAACCGTTACTATCAATACCGACCCAGTGATAAGCCAGCCAGGCGCATTAGCTAGCGGACAAACCGTTGCAACAGCACGCTCAGAGATTGATATCAAAAAAGACCCTGGACAAGTAGTTAAGCTAGACAGTGGCGCCAACCTTTCAGACGTGGTGAAAGCATTAAATGCAATAGGTGCAACACCGCAAGACTTACTTGCAATATTACAGGCCATGAAAGCTGCAGGCTCTCTGCGTGCTGAGTTGGAAGTAATTTAA
- a CDS encoding flagellar basal body L-ring protein FlgH, producing the protein MLNTTQGKLLNTTIKPVVNTKTYLVTVSRKFSRGAAATFAAALLYGCAVTPTSIVNQPTTARAPSIGNTPNNNGGIYSASSYRPMFEDHRPRFIGDIVTISITENTSATKANGSSASKQGSVSFSTDAKLGDNIPVVGGLVSRLPYAKLGSASASSDNSYTDDAAGNAKNVFSGSITTTVVDVLPNGYLAVSGEKQVALDKGTEFIRFSGVVNPDTITLGNTVPSTKVADARIEYRTNSKIDGAAVASIFARFFLSVSPW; encoded by the coding sequence ATGCTGAATACCACGCAAGGTAAATTGCTAAATACGACAATCAAACCGGTAGTGAATACAAAAACATACCTAGTGACTGTGAGCAGAAAATTTAGCCGCGGTGCTGCTGCAACATTTGCAGCAGCCCTACTCTACGGCTGTGCAGTAACGCCCACTTCTATCGTCAACCAGCCGACCACAGCGAGAGCTCCGTCAATAGGTAACACACCTAATAATAATGGTGGCATATATAGCGCTTCGTCTTATCGTCCGATGTTTGAAGACCATCGCCCACGTTTTATCGGCGATATTGTCACCATCAGCATTACAGAAAACACTTCCGCCACCAAAGCAAACGGCAGTTCCGCCAGCAAACAAGGTTCAGTAAGCTTTAGTACCGATGCAAAACTTGGGGATAACATACCCGTTGTTGGTGGCCTGGTATCAAGATTACCTTACGCAAAATTAGGCTCGGCCTCTGCTAGTTCAGATAACTCCTATACAGATGACGCTGCAGGCAATGCAAAAAATGTATTCAGCGGCTCTATCACTACTACTGTCGTCGATGTGTTACCCAATGGTTACTTAGCTGTGAGTGGTGAAAAACAAGTAGCACTAGATAAAGGTACAGAGTTTATTCGCTTCTCAGGCGTGGTGAATCCAGACACCATCACTTTAGGCAACACTGTGCCTTCTACGAAAGTTGCAGATGCCCGCATCGAATACAGAACCAATAGCAAAATTGATGGTGCAGCAGTGGCATCCATTTTCGCCCGCTTCTTCTTAAGCGTGAGCCCATGGTAG
- the flgG gene encoding flagellar basal-body rod protein FlgG: MIRSLWISKTGLDAQQTQMDVISNNLANVSTNGFKRSRAVFEDLLYQTIRQPGAQTSQQTQLPSGLQLGTGVRPVATERIFTQGNIQQTGNDKDVAIQGAGFFQVLLPDGTTAYTRDGAFQVDFQGQLVTSSGFSVQPPITVPSNAQTLTVGRDGTVSVTLAGSTAVTQIGQLQLATFINPAGLQGNGENLYVETAASGTANANTPGTNGAGLLTQGYVETSNVNVVEELVNMIQTQRAYEINSKAITTSDQMLQKLTQM, from the coding sequence ATGATACGCTCACTATGGATCTCGAAAACTGGTTTAGATGCGCAACAAACGCAAATGGACGTGATTTCAAACAACTTGGCAAACGTTAGTACCAATGGTTTTAAAAGATCACGTGCGGTATTTGAAGACTTGCTATATCAAACGATTAGACAGCCAGGCGCACAAACATCCCAACAGACACAGCTGCCTTCTGGTTTGCAATTAGGTACCGGTGTGAGACCAGTAGCAACAGAGCGTATCTTTACGCAAGGCAATATACAGCAAACTGGCAATGATAAAGATGTAGCCATCCAAGGCGCCGGTTTCTTTCAAGTATTACTTCCGGACGGCACAACGGCTTACACACGCGACGGCGCGTTTCAAGTAGACTTCCAAGGCCAACTAGTCACTTCTAGCGGCTTTTCCGTGCAACCACCGATTACCGTACCAAGCAACGCACAAACACTGACTGTTGGCCGCGACGGTACTGTGTCGGTGACTTTAGCTGGCTCAACAGCTGTGACCCAAATCGGCCAATTGCAACTAGCCACGTTTATTAATCCGGCCGGCCTACAAGGTAACGGTGAGAATTTATACGTTGAAACAGCGGCATCGGGCACTGCCAACGCCAACACCCCTGGCACCAATGGGGCGGGCTTGCTCACGCAAGGTTATGTGGAGACATCCAACGTAAACGTAGTAGAAGAGTTGGTGAATATGATTCAAACCCAACGCGCCTATGAAATTAACAGTAAGGCAATTACTACCTCTGACCAAATGTTGCAGAAATTAACACAAATGTAA